In Candidatus Kaelpia aquatica, the following proteins share a genomic window:
- a CDS encoding ATP-binding protein: MHKTNIGKKTKIQTKLTIAFMAVAVFIVIVGSITVYTSQTVLRDTIGENTILLAEETLRQVSQDIFFRIEEMQVYAKDQMLEQYLTDSNKEFEALDDIQAYIDKHDKDWISDTESSKELIQQLENNSLSEELQGKVDFYNNKYGHMIFSEIFIANKYGANIAQTRKTEDYYQADEGWWQKSKEEGFYMSDVVYDQSSEIYAITVSVRIDSSEGDFMGVVKAVLNLYEITNIVDNIKYQYLSHLKHSTVDVKLIDKNDKLLYSTGDFKQFEDVSQELYSRYGHINNAQHRDYYIGMGSDGNKKLFSHAHMQDYRDFKSLGWRLIVEHNTREIFAPAYRLRYYLSLITALMFIVAFLLGSIISRRISKPAADLKDALSKINEGNIGNVPRIAVKSQDEIGSLTDVFNKVFDDLKLKTTSINNLDKEISVRKKIELDLRIEKDKLNVILDSTLAGIVLIDAQTHKIVEVNPMAVQMIGAPKEDIVGKACNKFICPAEVGKCPITDLDQGVNNVEGVLLSPRGGNTPILKTVGKVMLGDKLYLVESFMDITKRKEVEQLKDEFISTVSHELRTPLSIIKEGISLVLDEIPGKINKDQKDILQTAKDSTGRLTKIINSLLDISKFEAKKVELERTDVKMSDLAGKVYDMFKNLIEDKGLSFTLKDLSEESMVYIDEDKVVQVFTNLVGNALKFTKQGKIDIIVKDVGSEVECMVFDTGIGIAKKDLPNVFNKFEQFGRTPGPGIKGTGLGLSISKNIVEIHGGQIWVESELGKSTKFIFTLPKIAV; the protein is encoded by the coding sequence ATGCATAAAACAAATATTGGTAAAAAGACTAAGATTCAAACAAAGCTAACAATAGCTTTTATGGCAGTTGCTGTATTTATTGTCATCGTAGGTAGCATTACTGTATATACAAGCCAAACTGTGCTGCGTGACACTATAGGTGAAAATACTATATTATTAGCCGAAGAGACTTTACGGCAAGTAAGTCAGGATATTTTTTTCAGAATTGAGGAGATGCAAGTTTATGCCAAAGATCAGATGTTAGAGCAATATCTTACTGACTCCAATAAGGAATTCGAAGCTTTAGATGATATTCAAGCTTATATTGATAAGCATGATAAAGATTGGATCTCTGATACAGAAAGTTCAAAAGAATTAATTCAGCAGTTGGAGAACAATAGTCTATCTGAAGAATTGCAGGGAAAAGTTGATTTTTACAATAATAAGTATGGCCACATGATTTTTAGCGAAATTTTTATTGCTAATAAATATGGTGCCAACATAGCTCAGACCAGAAAAACGGAAGATTATTATCAGGCGGATGAGGGGTGGTGGCAGAAATCAAAAGAAGAAGGTTTTTATATGAGCGACGTAGTGTATGATCAAAGTTCAGAAATATATGCGATAACAGTTTCTGTAAGGATTGATTCTTCAGAGGGTGATTTTATGGGCGTTGTGAAGGCTGTTTTGAACTTATATGAAATAACAAACATAGTAGACAATATTAAATATCAATATTTGAGCCATTTAAAGCACTCCACGGTGGACGTAAAGCTGATAGATAAAAATGATAAATTATTATACTCAACAGGTGATTTTAAGCAGTTTGAAGATGTTTCTCAAGAGCTATATTCGCGGTATGGTCATATAAATAATGCTCAGCACAGGGATTACTATATAGGTATGGGAAGCGATGGCAATAAAAAGCTGTTTTCTCATGCTCACATGCAAGACTATAGAGATTTTAAGAGTTTAGGCTGGAGATTAATTGTAGAGCATAATACAAGAGAAATTTTTGCACCTGCCTATAGATTGCGGTACTACCTATCTTTAATTACAGCTCTTATGTTTATAGTAGCTTTTCTTTTAGGAAGTATTATCTCGCGCCGCATATCTAAGCCTGCAGCAGATTTAAAAGACGCATTAAGTAAAATTAACGAAGGCAATATAGGCAACGTTCCTAGAATAGCGGTTAAATCTCAAGACGAGATAGGCTCTCTTACCGATGTATTCAATAAGGTATTCGATGATTTAAAACTGAAAACTACATCAATCAATAACTTGGATAAAGAGATCTCTGTTCGTAAAAAAATAGAGCTTGATTTGCGAATAGAGAAAGATAAATTAAATGTTATATTAGATTCAACTCTTGCTGGTATTGTGCTAATAGATGCTCAAACACATAAAATAGTTGAAGTAAACCCTATGGCTGTTCAGATGATAGGAGCACCTAAAGAGGATATTGTCGGTAAGGCTTGTAATAAATTTATATGCCCTGCAGAGGTTGGAAAGTGTCCGATAACAGATTTAGATCAGGGCGTAAATAATGTAGAGGGAGTTTTGTTGAGTCCAAGGGGCGGCAATACCCCGATCTTAAAAACAGTTGGCAAGGTTATGCTAGGGGATAAATTGTATCTTGTTGAGAGTTTTATGGATATTACCAAACGCAAAGAAGTAGAGCAGCTGAAAGATGAGTTTATCAGTACCGTCTCTCATGAATTGAGGACTCCGCTTTCTATAATTAAGGAAGGGATAAGTTTGGTGCTAGACGAGATACCAGGTAAGATAAATAAGGATCAAAAAGATATTCTCCAGACTGCAAAAGATAGCACAGGCAGGCTTACTAAAATTATCAACAGTCTTCTTGATATATCAAAATTTGAGGCTAAAAAGGTTGAATTAGAAAGAACAGATGTAAAAATGTCTGATTTAGCAGGAAAAGTTTATGATATGTTTAAAAATTTGATCGAAGATAAAGGGTTGAGTTTTACATTGAAAGATTTAAGTGAAGAGTCTATGGTTTATATTGATGAGGATAAGGTAGTCCAGGTATTTACTAACCTTGTCGGCAATGCTTTGAAATTTACTAAGCAAGGTAAAATAGATATTATAGTTAAAGATGTAGGTAGCGAGGTTGAATGTATGGTTTTTGATACGGGAATAGGGATTGCAAAAAAAGATTTACCCAATGTTTTTAACAAGTTTGAACAGTTCGGTAGAACGCCTGGACCCGGCATTAAAGGAACAGGACTTGGACTCTCTATATCTAAAAATATAGTTGAGATACACGGAGGTCAGATCTGGGTTGAGAGTGAGCTGGGTAAAAGTACTAAATTTATTTTTACCTTACCGAAAATAGCCGTTTAA
- a CDS encoding response regulator, with protein MKKILIIEDEPEQIKLISMRLKANGYDVTSTEVAREGLRIAKEEKPDLILLDILLPDINGLEVAENLKSDIITKEIPIIAFTALGTPDIEEQCKEAGISDFLRKPYESQDLIDKIKKQLEA; from the coding sequence ATGAAGAAGATTCTTATTATTGAAGATGAACCTGAACAAATCAAACTTATATCTATGAGGCTTAAAGCCAATGGATATGATGTTACATCTACTGAAGTTGCTAGAGAAGGACTGAGAATTGCAAAAGAAGAAAAGCCAGATTTAATACTCTTAGACATTCTTCTTCCAGATATAAACGGTTTGGAGGTTGCAGAGAATTTAAAATCAGACATTATAACAAAAGAGATTCCTATAATAGCTTTTACTGCGCTTGGTACTCCTGATATTGAAGAGCAATGTAAGGAGGCTGGAATATCCGATTTTTTGCGTAAACCTTATGAATCTCAAGATTTAATAGATAAAATTAAAAAGCAACTGGAGGCATAG
- a CDS encoding response regulator, whose translation MAKKILIVDDEPDIIKMLGVRLKANGYEVISAQDGVQAVSVAHREKPDLIILDVKMPAQDGYTVYENLQMAGNTNMIPVIFLTALPPEDVEKKVQELGADGYISKPFDTEDILNKVKELIPD comes from the coding sequence ATGGCTAAGAAGATATTAATAGTAGATGATGAGCCTGATATAATCAAGATGCTTGGAGTAAGGCTTAAGGCAAACGGTTATGAAGTTATATCAGCTCAAGATGGTGTTCAGGCTGTATCGGTAGCGCATAGGGAAAAACCCGATTTGATAATTCTTGATGTAAAGATGCCTGCTCAAGATGGTTATACTGTCTATGAGAATTTACAGATGGCTGGTAACACCAATATGATACCGGTAATATTTCTGACAGCCCTACCGCCTGAAGATGTCGAGAAGAAAGTCCAGGAGCTAGGTGCAGATGGGTATATATCCAAACCTTTTGATACAGAAGATATTTTAAATAAAGTAAAAGAATTAATACCAGATTAA
- a CDS encoding response regulator, whose protein sequence is MKILIADDEKDLAFLLKTRLESEGFEIVVAHDGIEALQKARSESPDLIILDVMMPAGDGFKICDKLKLEEETSSIPVIFLTAKTLDKDERKGLSLGAEYYFKKPFEAAELIETINKVLNKPQQVREEIEHSKVWKLFLVTDNVDVLQLLEPKLEEENFQYQVAQKKEDILSKISLFNPQLIVVDVYTKSIDVLDFLKEVKDEDVIKKTPFVLLASPGDRDKLEDYKGIVQIIDVVENPYDILELIAVIKAHFK, encoded by the coding sequence ATGAAGATACTTATAGCTGACGATGAAAAAGACTTAGCTTTCCTGCTTAAGACGCGGCTTGAATCGGAAGGATTTGAGATAGTCGTTGCTCATGATGGTATTGAAGCACTGCAGAAAGCTCGCAGCGAGAGTCCGGATTTAATTATCTTAGATGTTATGATGCCTGCAGGGGATGGTTTTAAAATATGCGATAAACTTAAATTAGAAGAAGAGACATCATCTATACCGGTTATATTTCTTACAGCAAAGACATTGGATAAAGATGAAAGAAAAGGCTTAAGTTTGGGTGCAGAATATTATTTTAAAAAGCCTTTTGAGGCGGCAGAATTAATTGAGACTATAAACAAAGTTTTAAATAAACCTCAGCAGGTTAGAGAGGAGATTGAGCATTCAAAAGTTTGGAAGTTATTTCTAGTCACAGATAATGTGGATGTACTGCAGCTGCTTGAACCAAAGCTAGAAGAAGAGAATTTCCAATATCAGGTTGCTCAAAAAAAAGAAGATATTTTAAGTAAAATCAGTCTTTTTAATCCTCAATTAATAGTCGTTGATGTCTATACAAAAAGCATAGATGTCTTAGATTTTTTAAAGGAAGTAAAAGACGAGGATGTTATCAAGAAAACACCTTTTGTCTTGCTGGCATCACCAGGAGATAGAGATAAATTAGAAGATTATAAAGGCATTGTTCAGATTATAGATGTAGTTGAAAATCCTTATGATATTCTAGAGTTGATAGCTGTTATTAAAGCCCATTTTAAATAA